One genomic window of Clostridioides sp. ES-S-0054-01 includes the following:
- the ypdE gene encoding aminopeptidase, translated as MNIEFFKRLSEADGIASNEEEVRQVLLKELRAYSDKVICDGLGSIIFSKIKDENAPNVMICAHMDEVGFMVRSIDKLGMIHLITIGGVKPLAQFVQKIRITTREGKKIPAIINATYNDGKAENIYADIGAYTEEEVYNLGIHVGDMVTYTTNFEEFTLSDRLVGKAFDDRIGCFVIGEVLKELDKKNLNCNVHFAATSSEEVGIRGAKTATQLINPDIVFVIDVACAKNEFVRDYTNQKQIDKGIMLMHRDRTLVPSRKMIDYVIEIADENNILLQHDMFESGGTDGGEAHLVNEGKPCVVTCVPVRYGHCAFSIVSNKDLDAIIRLYTQLILNFDEEKYKHIRNFI; from the coding sequence ATGAATATAGAATTTTTTAAGAGATTATCAGAGGCAGATGGTATAGCTTCTAATGAAGAGGAGGTTAGACAAGTTTTATTAAAAGAGCTAAGAGCTTATAGTGATAAAGTTATATGTGATGGGCTAGGGAGTATAATCTTTTCCAAGATAAAAGATGAAAATGCACCAAATGTAATGATTTGTGCTCATATGGATGAAGTTGGATTTATGGTGAGAAGTATAGATAAACTTGGTATGATTCACCTAATAACAATAGGAGGAGTAAAGCCCCTTGCACAGTTTGTTCAAAAAATTAGAATTACAACACGAGAAGGGAAAAAAATACCTGCTATCATAAATGCTACATATAATGATGGTAAAGCCGAAAATATATATGCAGATATTGGAGCATATACAGAAGAAGAGGTATACAATTTAGGGATTCATGTTGGGGATATGGTGACCTATACAACAAACTTTGAAGAATTTACTCTTTCAGACCGATTAGTGGGAAAAGCTTTTGATGATAGGATAGGATGCTTTGTGATTGGAGAGGTTTTAAAAGAGTTAGATAAGAAGAATCTAAATTGTAATGTTCACTTTGCAGCTACAAGTAGTGAAGAGGTTGGAATAAGGGGAGCAAAGACAGCAACGCAATTAATAAATCCCGATATAGTATTTGTAATAGATGTAGCATGTGCTAAGAATGAGTTTGTAAGAGACTATACAAATCAGAAGCAAATCGATAAAGGTATAATGCTAATGCATAGAGATAGGACTCTAGTCCCTAGTAGGAAAATGATAGATTATGTAATAGAAATTGCTGATGAAAACAACATACTACTTCAACATGATATGTTTGAATCAGGTGGGACTGATGGAGGAGAAGCACATCTTGTAAATGAAGGGAAACCTTGTGTAGTAACTTGTGTACCAGTTAGATATGGTCATTGTGCATTTTCGATAGTAAGTAATAAAGATTTGGATGCCATTATAAGATTATATACACAGTTAATTTTAAATTTTGATGAAGAAAAATATAAACATATAAGAAATTTTATTTAA
- a CDS encoding transcription antiterminator — MRERIILETLKNSSGYLNIDYFADKLGVSTRTIRNEIKKIETIKECNGFKLEYKSKLGYILNIKDQDKFEHYLKNLPSDLVENPEQRLESIIVELLINEGYKTIEQLSKKFLVSSSQIKNDLKKIDEKIKDTELKLERKAHYGIKIEGSVKEIQSILVDNYFKGNRNITEYRNKFIDSFKLDNIRSTIKNVLNKHNLEVNLTELEEILAQIIILYIRVSMRVARDANDLELYTEDLIIDDLLDKIFRDKKYNLSHDEKYYLKQLIKLRTKDKKATIKNIDKNKLQDIMCKFFRDIDKKYNSNFLEDKEFLNLFYLHIACLIERIKKNHKIINPFSVKISQQYPTVFNLSIQFSKIIEDEYHIKISQDEIGFIATHIAVPFEKREEANFNKKYKIAIICSSGGGSAFLINLRLKEIFPNADIKNFSLLEEKAVVEFTPDLIFSITSLLFEINAPVILINEILDELDYLDIKESVRFADHIGNISSPKQYILGLFDKNHFRCIKEKLKYKDVIDSMSQCIVDEGACSPTYPKDVWERESYLSTIYTNGVAIPHPIEMTGNKNIISVSLIQTDISYENRVPKIIFMISLIKGNLELHKQISKYLSKIMADKDMVDMLNKSQSYEEFMYKLKIYLGG, encoded by the coding sequence ATGAGAGAACGCATTATTCTTGAGACATTGAAAAATAGTAGTGGTTATCTAAATATAGATTATTTTGCAGATAAGTTGGGGGTATCTACTCGAACTATCAGAAATGAAATAAAAAAGATAGAAACTATAAAAGAATGTAATGGTTTCAAATTAGAATATAAGTCTAAATTGGGATATATTCTAAATATTAAAGACCAAGATAAATTCGAGCATTACCTAAAAAACTTACCCTCAGATTTAGTTGAAAATCCAGAACAACGGTTAGAGTCTATAATAGTAGAACTTTTAATAAATGAAGGTTATAAAACTATAGAACAGTTAAGTAAAAAATTTTTAGTAAGTTCATCTCAAATAAAAAATGATTTGAAAAAGATAGATGAAAAGATAAAGGATACAGAATTAAAATTGGAACGAAAGGCTCATTATGGAATTAAAATAGAAGGTTCTGTAAAAGAAATCCAAAGTATATTAGTGGATAATTATTTTAAAGGTAATAGAAATATAACAGAGTACAGAAATAAGTTTATAGATAGTTTTAAATTAGATAATATCAGAAGCACAATAAAAAATGTTCTTAATAAACATAACTTAGAAGTTAACTTAACAGAGCTTGAGGAAATATTAGCACAAATTATTATATTGTATATAAGAGTTAGTATGAGAGTAGCAAGAGATGCTAATGATTTAGAATTATATACAGAAGATTTAATTATAGATGACTTATTAGATAAAATTTTTAGAGATAAAAAATATAATCTTTCTCATGATGAAAAGTATTACTTAAAGCAACTTATAAAATTAAGGACTAAAGATAAGAAAGCCACTATAAAGAATATAGATAAAAATAAACTTCAAGATATAATGTGTAAATTTTTTAGAGATATAGATAAAAAGTATAACTCTAATTTTTTGGAGGATAAAGAGTTTCTTAATTTATTTTATTTACATATTGCATGTTTAATAGAACGTATAAAGAAGAATCACAAGATAATAAATCCTTTTTCAGTTAAGATAAGTCAACAGTATCCAACTGTTTTTAATTTATCTATTCAATTTTCAAAAATCATAGAAGATGAGTATCATATAAAAATAAGTCAAGATGAAATAGGTTTTATAGCTACTCATATTGCTGTTCCTTTTGAAAAGAGAGAAGAGGCTAATTTTAATAAAAAATATAAGATAGCAATAATATGCTCTTCTGGTGGAGGTAGTGCATTTTTGATAAATTTAAGACTTAAAGAAATATTTCCAAATGCTGATATAAAAAATTTTTCATTACTAGAAGAAAAAGCTGTAGTAGAATTTACACCAGATTTGATTTTTTCAATAACAAGTCTTTTATTTGAAATAAATGCCCCAGTTATACTTATAAATGAAATTTTAGATGAGCTAGATTATTTGGATATTAAAGAAAGTGTTAGATTTGCAGACCATATAGGAAATATATCAAGTCCAAAGCAATATATATTAGGTCTGTTTGATAAGAATCACTTTAGATGTATAAAAGAGAAACTCAAATATAAGGATGTCATTGATAGCATGTCACAATGCATAGTTGATGAAGGAGCTTGTTCTCCAACGTATCCTAAAGATGTGTGGGAAAGAGAGAGCTATTTGAGTACTATTTATACAAATGGTGTAGCGATACCCCATCCAATTGAAATGACAGGTAATAAAAATATTATATCAGTGTCTTTAATACAAACTGATATTAGTTATGAAAATAGGGTGCCAAAGATTATTTTCATGATTTCATTAATAAAGGGAAATTTAGAGCTTCATAAACAAATATCTAAATATTTAAGTAAGATTATGGCAGATAAGGATATGGTAGATATGCTAAATAAATCGCAATCCTATGAAGAGTTTATGTATAAGTTAAAAATCTACCTGGGAGGTTAG
- the gatY gene encoding tagatose-bisphosphate aldolase subunit GatY has product MALVTTTSMLKNAQDEKYAVGAFNVENMEMVIAVIEAAEELNSPVILQTTPSTVKYAGLDYYLANAKVAAERVNIPVAMHLDHGSSFDLAMKALRNGYTSIMIDGSHESFENNISLSKSVVKACSPSLIPVEAELGKVGGKEDDLDGGDSNDYTNPKEAKEFVNRTGVSSLAVAIGTAHGLYKGEPKIDLDRLSEIKKVVSIPLVLHGGSGIRDDIIKEAIKRGIAKVNYATELRIAYSNGVKKVLSKDSEVIDPKKYGLAGLQSVKDFVKEKIRVCGSVNKA; this is encoded by the coding sequence GTGGCATTAGTAACAACAACATCTATGCTTAAAAATGCACAAGATGAAAAATATGCAGTAGGAGCATTTAATGTGGAAAATATGGAAATGGTAATTGCTGTTATAGAAGCTGCTGAGGAGTTAAATTCTCCAGTTATATTACAAACTACTCCATCAACTGTAAAGTATGCAGGTCTTGATTATTATCTAGCAAACGCAAAGGTTGCTGCAGAAAGAGTAAATATACCTGTAGCAATGCATCTAGACCATGGTTCAAGTTTTGACCTTGCAATGAAAGCTTTGAGAAATGGTTATACATCAATAATGATAGATGGTTCTCATGAAAGTTTTGAAAATAATATATCTCTATCTAAATCAGTAGTAAAAGCATGTAGCCCGTCTCTTATACCAGTGGAAGCAGAACTTGGAAAAGTTGGTGGGAAAGAAGATGATTTAGATGGTGGAGATAGTAATGATTATACAAATCCAAAAGAGGCAAAAGAGTTTGTCAATAGAACAGGAGTATCTTCGTTAGCTGTAGCTATAGGTACAGCGCATGGATTGTATAAAGGTGAACCTAAAATAGATTTAGATAGACTATCAGAAATTAAAAAGGTAGTTTCAATACCTTTGGTATTACATGGAGGTTCAGGAATACGTGATGATATTATAAAAGAGGCTATAAAAAGAGGAATAGCAAAAGTTAACTATGCAACTGAATTAAGAATTGCATACAGTAATGGAGTTAAAAAAGTTTTAAGTAAGGATTCTGAAGTTATAGACCCTAAGAAATATGGATTAGCAGGACTTCAATCAGTAAAGGATTTTGTAAAAGAAAAGATTAGAGTATGTGGGTCTGTAAATAAGGCATAA
- a CDS encoding SIS domain-containing protein, with product MKMFKLEEQKLKDLGAIITTNEIKQQPELWLETYEIYKSNKEKLNQFIDTISNNHGQFRVIFTGAGTSAYIGNSILPYLKNKNDIRKYIFETIPTTDIVSNPYDYLKKDVPTLLVSFARSGNSPESLAALNLGNQIVDNFYHLAITCNPEGELAKMTKNDENNYLLLMPSKSNDKGFAMTGSFSCMMLSAMLIFDSLEDDIEKSYINAIIEMGRSVIDRKDEIHELINKDFDRVVYLGSGGLGGLTQEAQLKLLELTAGKIATVYDSPMGFRHGPKSFIDEKTLVFEFVSNCSYTRKYDLDVLEEIKRDKIAKLSCSVSVEDENNFSGTKFEFEGKYNKLPDVYLAMPYILFAQTIALFVSIKVENKPDTPSATGTVNRVVKGVTIYEY from the coding sequence ATGAAAATGTTTAAACTAGAAGAACAAAAACTAAAAGATTTAGGTGCAATAATAACGACTAACGAAATAAAACAACAACCTGAATTATGGTTAGAAACTTATGAAATATATAAATCCAATAAGGAAAAATTGAACCAATTTATAGATACAATAAGTAATAATCACGGTCAGTTTAGAGTTATATTTACAGGTGCTGGAACTTCAGCTTATATAGGAAACTCAATACTTCCTTATCTTAAAAATAAAAATGACATAAGAAAATACATATTTGAAACAATACCTACTACAGATATAGTTTCTAATCCATATGATTACTTAAAAAAAGATGTACCAACGTTATTAGTTTCGTTTGCAAGAAGTGGAAATAGCCCTGAAAGTTTAGCTGCCCTAAATTTAGGAAATCAGATTGTAGATAATTTTTATCATTTAGCTATAACTTGTAATCCAGAAGGAGAACTGGCTAAAATGACTAAAAATGATGAAAATAATTACTTGTTATTAATGCCATCAAAATCAAATGATAAAGGTTTTGCTATGACAGGAAGTTTTTCATGTATGATGTTATCTGCTATGTTAATATTTGATAGTTTAGAAGATGATATAGAAAAGTCATATATAAATGCAATAATTGAAATGGGAAGAAGTGTTATAGATAGAAAAGATGAAATACATGAGTTAATAAATAAAGATTTTGATAGAGTTGTATATTTAGGTTCAGGAGGATTGGGTGGTTTGACACAAGAAGCACAACTAAAACTTTTAGAACTTACAGCAGGGAAAATAGCTACAGTATATGATTCTCCTATGGGATTTAGACATGGTCCAAAATCATTTATTGATGAAAAGACACTTGTATTTGAATTTGTATCTAATTGTTCATATACACGAAAATATGATTTAGATGTTTTAGAAGAGATAAAAAGAGATAAAATTGCTAAACTTTCTTGCTCAGTGTCAGTAGAAGATGAAAATAATTTCTCAGGGACAAAGTTTGAGTTTGAAGGAAAATACAATAAATTACCAGATGTGTATCTTGCAATGCCATACATATTATTTGCACAAACTATAGCATTATTTGTATCTATAAAAGTTGAAAATAAGCCAGACACACCATCAGCTACGGGAACAGTAAATAGAGTAGTAAAAGGTGTAACAATATATGAATACTAA
- a CDS encoding Gfo/Idh/MocA family oxidoreductase yields the protein MKNIKIGMIGLGSIAQKAYLPVLTKSEKFEFVGAFTPNKAKREKICSDYRLTPFDSIESLAKKCDCIFLHSSTETHYEIIKILLSLGIHIYVDKPLASTVEQGEELIELSMKKNLNLMVGFNRRFCPMYKEIKRNATEIVSINICKHGLNSLRNVGFDSTLIDDYIHVIDTALWLADSDVKIAGEDLFLTDNKNLIFVSHKLKGKNFSINTSMHRNSGTKLEQVEILSKGKIQRVKNLNILEIEENGNLTSKQSGAWVNILKQKGFEDITNHFIDCLENNIKPAISGEECVKAQRLLEKIIGSVK from the coding sequence ATGAAAAATATAAAAATAGGTATGATAGGTCTTGGCTCTATAGCTCAAAAGGCATATTTACCTGTCTTAACAAAATCTGAGAAATTTGAATTTGTAGGAGCTTTTACTCCAAATAAAGCCAAAAGAGAAAAAATCTGTAGTGATTATAGACTCACACCATTTGATTCTATTGAATCTTTAGCTAAAAAGTGTGATTGTATTTTTCTACATAGCTCTACAGAAACACACTACGAAATTATAAAGATATTATTAAGTTTAGGTATTCACATATATGTAGATAAACCGCTTGCTTCAACAGTAGAGCAAGGAGAAGAGCTTATCGAATTAAGTATGAAAAAAAACCTAAATTTAATGGTTGGATTTAACCGTAGATTCTGTCCTATGTACAAAGAAATTAAAAGGAATGCCACAGAAATTGTATCTATCAATATATGTAAACATGGATTAAATTCTCTAAGAAATGTTGGATTTGACAGTACACTTATAGATGACTATATACATGTTATTGATACTGCTTTATGGTTAGCAGATAGTGATGTCAAAATTGCTGGAGAGGATTTATTTTTAACAGACAATAAGAATCTAATATTTGTAAGTCATAAGCTTAAAGGTAAAAACTTTTCCATAAATACCTCTATGCATAGAAATTCTGGAACAAAATTAGAACAAGTTGAAATTCTTTCAAAAGGTAAGATTCAAAGAGTTAAGAACCTTAATATACTGGAAATAGAGGAGAATGGAAATCTAACTTCAAAACAAAGTGGTGCATGGGTAAATATATTAAAACAAAAAGGCTTCGAGGATATAACAAATCATTTCATTGATTGCCTAGAAAATAATATAAAACCAGCAATTAGTGGAGAAGAGTGTGTTAAAGCTCAAAGATTACTAGAGAAAATTATAGGTTCAGTAAAATAG
- the pfkB gene encoding 1-phosphofructokinase, with the protein MITIITFNPSIDRMYRVNSINIGEVQRVVRTNATAGGKGLNVAKVCKILKESPLAMGFLGGFNGKFIQNELKKLDIQNKFTDIKQETRNCLNIIEDNKMSTEFLEKGPRVEKSDLERFENDIDEVIKNTKILVASGSYCENMPTDYYKKLGNLCRENNIKFILDTSGDALKVALKSQPYLIKPNIDEIRSLLGINIESREEIILSGKKLLEMGAENVCISLGKDGMVYLSRDSVYDVKVPHVKCVNTVGSGDSTIAGFSVGILRGYKIENLLKFANACGISNALNMETGFVCLEEVEKYQNLVEVTKLS; encoded by the coding sequence ATGATTACAATAATAACATTCAACCCATCCATAGATAGAATGTATAGAGTAAATAGTATAAATATAGGTGAGGTGCAAAGGGTAGTAAGGACAAATGCAACTGCTGGAGGCAAAGGATTAAATGTAGCCAAAGTATGTAAAATTTTAAAAGAAAGTCCTTTAGCTATGGGATTTTTAGGGGGTTTCAATGGAAAATTCATACAAAATGAACTTAAAAAATTAGATATACAAAATAAATTTACAGATATAAAGCAGGAAACTAGAAATTGTCTAAATATAATCGAAGACAATAAAATGAGTACAGAATTTTTAGAAAAGGGACCGAGGGTGGAAAAAAGCGATTTAGAGAGGTTTGAAAATGACATAGATGAAGTAATAAAAAATACTAAAATATTAGTGGCATCTGGTAGTTATTGTGAAAATATGCCAACAGACTATTATAAAAAGTTAGGTAATTTATGTAGAGAAAATAATATAAAATTTATATTAGATACATCAGGAGATGCTTTAAAAGTAGCTTTAAAGTCGCAACCATATTTAATAAAGCCAAATATAGATGAAATAAGAAGTTTATTAGGGATTAATATAGAGTCAAGGGAGGAAATTATATTATCAGGAAAAAAACTTCTTGAAATGGGGGCAGAAAATGTATGTATATCTTTAGGAAAGGATGGAATGGTTTATTTAAGTAGAGATAGTGTATATGATGTGAAAGTACCACATGTAAAATGTGTAAATACTGTAGGTAGTGGAGATAGCACTATAGCTGGATTTAGTGTAGGTATTTTAAGGGGTTATAAAATAGAAAATTTACTTAAATTTGCAAATGCTTGTGGCATAAGCAATGCCCTAAATATGGAAACTGGATTTGTATGTTTAGAAGAAGTTGAGAAGTATCAGAATTTAGTTGAAGTAACGAAGTTAAGTTGA
- a CDS encoding GntR family transcriptional regulator, which produces MIKRNDKRPIYDQLVEILRTKIENEMEPNDRMLSERKICDEYGVSRTTVRLAMAELEHMGYIYKRHGKGTFVAALSQNSQNLMDSYSFTDYMRTQGKKPSTKVLSFEVVESTKYFSEKLGIAPGEKIIKIMRLRLADNLPMMLERTYLPMKEFTGLTQEKIEQKPLYEIFREDYGEIIKVADEEFSAGIISDKESKLLEVPGDSPCLKLLRTTYNDDNIVIEFTLSVARSDKFVYKVRHVR; this is translated from the coding sequence ATGATAAAAAGAAATGATAAAAGACCAATATATGACCAACTTGTCGAAATACTAAGGACTAAAATTGAAAATGAGATGGAACCAAATGATAGAATGCTTTCCGAAAGAAAAATTTGTGATGAATATGGAGTAAGTAGAACTACAGTTAGATTAGCTATGGCTGAATTAGAACATATGGGATATATATACAAAAGACATGGAAAAGGAACTTTTGTCGCTGCACTCAGTCAAAATTCCCAAAACTTAATGGACAGTTATAGCTTTACAGATTATATGAGAACACAAGGAAAAAAACCAAGTACAAAAGTATTATCATTTGAAGTAGTAGAAAGTACAAAATATTTTTCTGAGAAATTAGGTATAGCTCCTGGTGAAAAAATAATAAAAATAATGCGTCTAAGACTTGCTGATAATCTTCCTATGATGCTTGAAAGAACATATCTTCCTATGAAAGAATTTACAGGACTGACACAAGAAAAAATAGAACAAAAACCTCTATATGAGATATTTAGAGAAGATTATGGAGAGATTATTAAGGTGGCTGATGAGGAATTTTCAGCAGGAATAATATCCGATAAGGAATCAAAGCTATTAGAAGTACCAGGTGATTCACCTTGCCTAAAATTACTTCGTACAACATATAATGATGATAATATAGTTATTGAATTTACTTTGAGTGTTGCTAGAAGCGATAAATTTGTATATAAGGTAAGGCATGTAAGATAG
- the nagA gene encoding N-acetylglucosamine-6-phosphate deacetylase: MKNFIYADKFFMKCGIKEKGYLSIIDGKFGEFQQETPDITDSVIDFSGKYIAPGLVDTHIHGLLGADIMDNTFEAINTISKGLLKYGVTSFLPTTLTDSIDTLSDSIENISNNYDKVEGAKIQGIYLEGPFFTEKYKGAQNEKYFKDPSIDILKSWQKKSKNLIRKIAIAPERKSSIEFTKYATKNNISVALGHSSATFEQVKQIVNSGAKVFVHMYNGMSPLNHREPGMVGAAMALKNTYAELICDGHHVSPIAAKIIMDIKSRNNIALITDCMRAGAMDDGQYTLGKFDVNVKNGVARLNSGSLAGSVLTMDNAVRNIVDWNISTLEDAIKMATYIPALSCNIDNVCGSIYQGMDADFIVIDNDFNIHKTYINGICKYAANK, encoded by the coding sequence TTGAAAAATTTTATTTATGCAGATAAATTTTTTATGAAGTGTGGAATCAAGGAAAAAGGTTACCTTAGCATAATTGATGGCAAATTTGGTGAATTTCAACAAGAAACACCAGATATTACTGATAGTGTTATAGACTTTTCAGGTAAGTATATTGCTCCTGGCTTAGTTGATACTCACATCCATGGTCTTTTAGGTGCAGACATCATGGATAATACATTTGAAGCAATAAACACAATTTCAAAAGGGTTATTAAAATATGGAGTGACTTCTTTCTTACCCACAACTTTAACTGATTCTATAGATACACTAAGTGATTCTATAGAAAATATAAGTAATAACTATGATAAAGTCGAAGGAGCAAAAATACAAGGAATTTATTTAGAAGGACCCTTTTTTACAGAAAAATATAAAGGTGCTCAAAACGAAAAATATTTTAAAGACCCTAGCATAGATATTTTAAAATCATGGCAAAAAAAATCAAAAAATTTAATAAGAAAAATAGCAATTGCCCCAGAGCGTAAAAGTTCAATAGAATTCACAAAATACGCTACTAAAAATAATATATCAGTAGCACTTGGTCATAGTTCAGCTACATTTGAACAGGTTAAGCAAATTGTTAATTCTGGAGCTAAAGTGTTTGTACACATGTATAATGGAATGAGTCCTCTAAATCACAGAGAACCTGGAATGGTTGGAGCAGCTATGGCACTAAAAAACACTTATGCTGAACTAATATGTGATGGACATCACGTAAGCCCCATAGCTGCTAAAATAATAATGGATATTAAGTCTAGAAACAATATTGCTTTGATTACAGATTGTATGAGAGCTGGTGCTATGGATGATGGTCAATATACTCTTGGCAAGTTTGATGTCAATGTAAAAAATGGTGTTGCAAGATTAAATAGTGGAAGTTTAGCCGGAAGTGTATTAACAATGGATAATGCTGTAAGAAATATAGTTGATTGGAATATATCAACTTTAGAAGATGCAATAAAAATGGCTACATATATACCTGCTTTAAGTTGTAATATTGATAATGTCTGTGGCTCTATATACCAAGGTATGGATGCAGATTTTATAGTAATAGATAATGACTTTAATATACATAAAACTTATATAAATGGTATATGTAAGTATGCTGCTAATAAATAA